In Thermomonas paludicola, the following are encoded in one genomic region:
- a CDS encoding MoaD/ThiS family protein has translation MKVELSLFGAFRDCDPTAQVALVLPEGARVADLRAALDAHGRARWPGFNPALLARSAFASETRVLRDAEALPADGKMAVLPPVSGG, from the coding sequence TTGAAAGTCGAATTGAGTTTGTTTGGGGCGTTCCGGGATTGTGATCCCACCGCGCAGGTGGCGCTGGTCCTGCCTGAGGGCGCGCGCGTGGCCGATTTGCGCGCGGCGCTGGACGCGCACGGGCGTGCGCGCTGGCCGGGCTTCAACCCGGCGCTGCTGGCGCGCTCGGCGTTTGCCAGCGAAACCCGCGTGCTGCGCGACGCCGAGGCGCTGCCCGCCGACGGCAAGATGGCGGTGCTGCCGCCGGTCAGCGGAGGCTGA
- the glp gene encoding gephyrin-like molybdotransferase Glp, translated as MIGHAEALAIIRREAGRLPVQRLAPTVGQVLAEAVVSGEDLPPFDNSAMDGFALRIGDAPLAAGTEFDVAGAQAAGDAQVAASTGAWEIMTGARLPDGLDAVVPVEQVEVLERDGAGRPQRIRLTADVHPGQHVRLRGEDVRRGDCVLAAGCRIEATQMMLLAALGVAEVAVMPRPRVAILNTGRELVDDPTQTLASGQIRNSNGPYLAARVADAGAKLVLRETVGDDASAFLAALERALTAGAQVVLSTGAVSMGRHDFVPDALRSVGATLHFHKLRIRPGKPLLFAVLPHGQLYFGLPGNPVSTAVGLRFFVEPALRALTGLAPERALRVPLAGGFRKRAPLRFHLKGQLEVDAKGQLQARVLAGQESFRIQPLAEANCWIVVAEDQDSPVAGDLVEVYGLGHLLAPHIDSVVTL; from the coding sequence GTGATCGGTCACGCCGAAGCACTGGCGATCATTCGCCGGGAAGCGGGGCGCCTTCCCGTGCAACGGCTGGCGCCAACCGTGGGGCAGGTGCTGGCCGAAGCGGTGGTCAGTGGCGAGGATCTGCCGCCGTTCGACAATTCGGCGATGGATGGGTTTGCCCTGCGCATCGGCGATGCGCCGCTGGCGGCAGGTACCGAATTCGACGTGGCGGGCGCGCAGGCCGCGGGCGATGCGCAGGTGGCTGCATCGACAGGTGCCTGGGAAATCATGACCGGCGCGCGGCTGCCCGATGGCCTGGACGCGGTGGTGCCGGTGGAGCAGGTGGAGGTGCTGGAGCGCGATGGCGCGGGTCGCCCCCAACGCATTCGCCTGACCGCCGATGTGCACCCTGGCCAGCATGTGCGCCTGCGCGGCGAGGATGTGCGGCGCGGCGATTGCGTGCTGGCGGCAGGTTGCCGCATCGAGGCGACGCAAATGATGCTGCTGGCCGCGCTGGGGGTGGCCGAGGTGGCGGTGATGCCGCGCCCGCGCGTGGCCATCCTCAACACTGGCCGCGAATTGGTGGATGATCCAACGCAAACGCTGGCGTCGGGGCAGATCCGCAACAGCAATGGCCCGTATCTGGCCGCACGGGTGGCCGATGCCGGTGCGAAGCTGGTGCTGCGGGAAACGGTCGGCGACGACGCGTCAGCCTTCCTGGCCGCGCTGGAGCGCGCGTTGACGGCGGGCGCACAAGTCGTGCTCAGCACGGGCGCGGTTTCGATGGGGCGCCATGACTTCGTGCCTGACGCGCTGCGCAGCGTGGGTGCAACCCTGCATTTCCACAAGCTGCGCATTCGTCCCGGCAAGCCGCTGCTGTTCGCCGTCCTGCCGCACGGGCAGCTGTATTTCGGACTGCCCGGCAATCCGGTGTCCACGGCGGTTGGGCTGCGCTTCTTCGTGGAGCCTGCGCTGCGGGCGTTGACCGGGCTTGCCCCGGAGCGCGCGCTGCGGGTGCCGCTGGCCGGCGGTTTTCGCAAGCGTGCGCCGCTGCGCTTCCATCTGAAAGGTCAGTTGGAGGTGGATGCAAAGGGGCAGCTGCAGGCCCGCGTACTGGCGGGGCAGGAATCGTTTCGCATCCAGCCGCTGGCGGAGGCGAATTGCTGGATCGTGGTGGCCGAGGATCAGGACTCGCCCGTTGCGGGCGATTTGGTCGAGGTGTACGGATTGGGGCATCTGCTGGCCCCGCACATTGACAGCGTGGTGACACTTTGA
- a CDS encoding efflux transporter outer membrane subunit has product MFRTSLLAVALGGALLVTGCASGGGLHPAAGPADPAAYGVTRSLAGAPLSDAAFPQRDWWRVLGDPQLDALIDEALRGTPSLAAADARVRKAQAQAGLADAAREPTLGGSAQYAFAQLPEGLAGKEIGGKLMQNAVLMVKFDWPLDVWGGKRAEYEAALDQAHARQIEAQAARLTLAANVARSYVALAQAFETQGIARREQARSEHLLQLAQQRVDAGLDNRIGLRNTEGLIATAKAQASAAQQQIDALRNTLAALLGQGPDRGLAIERPQLLKASAPALPSTLPSELLGHRPDVVAARWRVEAAAQTIKSAKASFKPGIDLSGLAGLASSGFSDLFRSDALLGFGGPAISLPIFDGGRLRNNLAARDADYDLAVADYDATAVQALRDVVDALQAIHALDAQGASLQQAQTAGKAALELAQARYKAGLGTQLDVLSAQKPLLQIEQQLAGLRAQRYAAGINLNLALGGGIATDAPTPSASPDAAAN; this is encoded by the coding sequence ATGTTTCGAACCTCCCTTCTCGCCGTTGCCCTGGGCGGCGCATTGCTGGTGACCGGCTGCGCCAGCGGCGGCGGCCTGCACCCGGCCGCCGGGCCGGCCGATCCTGCCGCCTATGGCGTGACCCGCAGCCTGGCGGGCGCCCCGCTGAGCGACGCCGCATTCCCGCAACGCGATTGGTGGCGCGTGCTGGGTGATCCACAGCTGGACGCACTGATCGATGAGGCCCTGCGCGGCACGCCGTCGCTGGCCGCGGCGGATGCCCGCGTGCGCAAGGCGCAGGCGCAAGCCGGGCTGGCCGACGCCGCGCGCGAGCCGACGCTGGGGGGCAGCGCGCAATACGCCTTCGCGCAGCTTCCAGAAGGCCTGGCGGGCAAGGAGATCGGCGGCAAATTGATGCAGAACGCCGTGCTGATGGTGAAATTCGACTGGCCGCTGGACGTGTGGGGCGGCAAGCGCGCGGAGTACGAGGCGGCGCTCGACCAGGCCCATGCCCGCCAGATCGAAGCACAGGCGGCACGGCTGACGTTGGCGGCGAATGTGGCGCGCAGCTACGTCGCGCTGGCACAGGCATTCGAAACGCAGGGCATCGCCCGCCGCGAGCAGGCCCGCAGCGAACACCTGCTGCAGCTGGCGCAGCAGCGTGTCGATGCCGGGCTCGACAACCGCATTGGATTGCGCAACACGGAAGGCTTGATCGCCACCGCGAAGGCACAGGCGAGCGCCGCGCAGCAGCAAATCGACGCGTTGCGCAACACGCTGGCCGCGCTGCTGGGGCAAGGACCGGATCGCGGCCTGGCCATTGAACGCCCGCAGCTGCTGAAGGCATCCGCGCCCGCCCTGCCATCCACGCTGCCCAGCGAGCTGCTGGGTCATCGCCCCGACGTGGTGGCCGCGCGCTGGCGCGTGGAAGCGGCCGCGCAGACGATCAAGTCCGCCAAGGCCAGCTTCAAGCCCGGCATCGACCTGAGCGGGCTGGCAGGGCTGGCGTCGAGCGGGTTCTCCGACCTGTTCCGCAGCGATGCCCTGCTCGGCTTCGGCGGCCCCGCCATCAGCCTGCCGATCTTCGATGGCGGCCGCTTGCGCAACAACCTGGCCGCACGCGATGCGGACTACGACCTCGCCGTTGCAGACTACGACGCGACCGCCGTGCAGGCGCTGCGCGACGTCGTCGATGCCTTGCAGGCGATCCACGCACTGGACGCGCAGGGCGCCTCGCTGCAACAGGCGCAGACCGCCGGCAAGGCCGCGCTGGAACTGGCGCAAGCCCGCTACAAGGCGGGCCTGGGCACCCAGCTCGACGTGCTTTCCGCGCAGAAACCGCTGCTGCAGATCGAACAGCAGCTCGCTGGGCTGCGCGCGCAGCGCTACGCCGCCGGCATCAATCTGAACCTTGCACTCGGCGGCGGAATCGCCACCGATGCGCCGACTCCTTCCGCGTCGCCCGACGCCGCCGCCAACTGA
- a CDS encoding efflux RND transporter periplasmic adaptor subunit gives MTTETTPNTSTGAAAPLPPSQSSLKPGNGKRRRALLILLTIVLLAGIGWLAYYLLVGRWQQETDDAYVQGNIVSITAQTPGTVVAINADDGMRVTAGQVLVQLDPNDAQVAYEQAEANLAATVRQVRGLFSSADSAQADIDAREVALQQARADVARRTGLVASGAVSAEELAHAQAQLKAMEAALSASRGQLSRSRALIDATTVGSQPQVQAAAAQLRQAFLNLQRAAIVAPIDGFVAKRSVQLGQRVQPGSPLMAVIPLDEVWVDANFKETQLHGMRLGQPVKLVADVYGDDVQFNGTLTSLGLGTGSAFALLPAQNASGNWIKIVQRIPVRIQMDPRQLREHPLRLGMSMSVTVNVRDQDGAVLPAAAPGKPVLATDAYARQLRDADARIEAVIGKNLAQGRTP, from the coding sequence ATGACCACCGAAACCACGCCCAACACGTCCACCGGCGCAGCCGCACCGCTGCCGCCTTCGCAAAGCTCGCTCAAGCCCGGCAACGGCAAACGCCGCCGCGCCCTGCTGATCCTGTTGACCATCGTGCTGCTGGCCGGCATCGGCTGGCTGGCCTACTACCTGCTGGTCGGGCGTTGGCAGCAAGAGACCGACGATGCTTACGTTCAAGGCAACATCGTCAGCATCACCGCGCAAACGCCGGGCACGGTGGTGGCCATCAACGCCGATGACGGGATGCGGGTGACCGCCGGGCAAGTCCTGGTGCAACTGGATCCGAACGACGCCCAGGTGGCCTATGAACAGGCCGAAGCCAATCTTGCGGCCACCGTGCGCCAGGTTCGCGGCCTTTTCAGCAGCGCGGACAGCGCACAGGCCGACATCGACGCGCGCGAAGTGGCGCTGCAGCAGGCGCGCGCCGACGTGGCTCGACGTACCGGACTGGTCGCCAGCGGCGCGGTGTCTGCCGAAGAACTGGCGCACGCGCAGGCACAACTGAAGGCGATGGAGGCCGCGCTGTCGGCCTCTCGCGGGCAGCTGTCGCGCAGTCGCGCATTGATCGATGCGACCACGGTGGGCAGCCAGCCGCAGGTGCAGGCCGCCGCCGCACAGCTGCGCCAAGCCTTCCTGAACCTGCAGCGCGCAGCGATCGTGGCGCCGATCGACGGCTTCGTCGCCAAGCGCAGCGTGCAGTTGGGTCAGCGCGTGCAGCCTGGCAGCCCGTTGATGGCGGTGATTCCGCTGGATGAAGTGTGGGTGGATGCCAACTTCAAGGAAACCCAGCTGCATGGCATGCGCCTGGGACAACCGGTGAAGCTGGTCGCCGACGTCTATGGCGATGACGTGCAGTTCAACGGCACGCTGACCAGCCTCGGGCTGGGTACCGGCAGCGCATTCGCGCTGTTGCCGGCACAGAACGCCAGCGGCAACTGGATCAAGATCGTGCAGCGCATTCCGGTGCGCATCCAGATGGACCCCAGGCAATTGCGCGAGCACCCGCTGCGGCTGGGCATGAGCATGTCGGTGACCGTCAATGTACGCGACCAGGACGGCGCGGTCCTGCCGGCGGCGGCGCCGGGCAAGCCCGTGCTGGCCACCGATGCCTATGCCAGGCAGCTGCGCGATGCGGATGCGCGGATCGAGGCCGTCATCGGCAAGAACCTGGCACAGGGCCGCACGCCCTGA
- the moaA gene encoding GTP 3',8-cyclase MoaA gives MQPLVDGFGRRFPYLRLSLTEACNYSCSYCLPNGYHADGRPTFLTLEEIQRLVRGFAALGMRKLRLTGGEPSLRKDLPSIIAAVSATAGVEKVAITTNGCLLPRHIRTWRDAGLTAINVSLDSLDPARFAAITGHDRFAEVTEGVEIAQTLGFDSVKLNAVLLRGLNDGELPAWCDYLRERDVAIRFIELMRTGDNKAYFERHHVRAEMLEQQLLDAGWTLRPRAADAGPAREYAHPDYRGRIGVIAPYSKDFCAGCNRLRVTARGDLRLCLFGDFGIALRPLLQADADHDALVARIATQLGLKAAGHGLHQGNTGITPHLASIGG, from the coding sequence ATGCAACCTCTCGTTGACGGCTTCGGTCGCAGGTTTCCGTACTTGCGGCTGTCGCTGACCGAAGCCTGCAACTACAGCTGCAGCTACTGCCTGCCCAACGGCTACCACGCGGATGGCCGGCCGACCTTTTTGACCCTCGAGGAAATCCAGCGGCTGGTGCGCGGGTTTGCCGCGCTGGGGATGCGCAAGCTGCGCCTGACCGGCGGCGAGCCCAGCCTGCGCAAGGATCTGCCGTCGATCATCGCCGCGGTATCGGCGACGGCTGGCGTGGAAAAGGTGGCCATCACCACCAATGGTTGCCTGCTGCCGAGGCATATCCGCACCTGGCGCGACGCGGGGCTGACCGCGATCAATGTCAGTCTGGACAGCCTGGATCCGGCGCGCTTTGCGGCCATCACCGGGCATGACCGCTTTGCCGAAGTCACCGAAGGCGTGGAGATCGCGCAGACGCTGGGCTTCGATTCGGTCAAGCTCAATGCCGTGCTGCTGCGCGGCTTGAACGACGGCGAGTTGCCGGCCTGGTGCGACTATTTGCGCGAGCGCGACGTGGCGATCCGCTTCATCGAACTGATGCGTACCGGCGACAACAAGGCGTATTTCGAGCGCCACCACGTGCGCGCGGAGATGCTGGAGCAGCAATTGCTGGATGCCGGCTGGACGCTGCGCCCGCGCGCGGCTGATGCTGGCCCGGCGCGCGAGTACGCGCACCCCGATTATCGCGGGCGGATCGGCGTCATTGCCCCGTATTCCAAGGATTTTTGTGCCGGTTGCAATCGCCTGCGGGTGACGGCGCGCGGCGACTTGCGGCTGTGCCTGTTCGGGGATTTCGGCATCGCCCTGCGGCCACTGTTGCAGGCCGATGCCGATCACGATGCCCTGGTCGCGCGCATCGCCACCCAACTGGGCTTGAAGGCTGCCGGCCACGGCCTGCATCAAGGCAACACCGGCATTACCCCGCATCTGGCTTCGATTGGTGGTTGA
- a CDS encoding NarK family nitrate/nitrite MFS transporter, whose product MNAQLAVKPRSVGSVIHDWHPEDAAFWARTGNRIANRNLAISIPALLLAFAIWQMFSAVTISLPQVGFKFDTNELFWLAALPALSGATLRIFYSFVVPMFGGRRWTAIATASLLLPAVWLGIAVQDTATPYWHFVAIAILCGLGGGNFASSMSNISFFYPKAKQGFALGMNAGLGNLGVSATQFVIPLVVTFGLFGAIAGAPQLTAEGKQLFLQNAGFVWVPFLVICAIAAWFGMHDLAAARSSFTEQAVIFKRKHNWLMCWLYIGTFGSFIGFSAGFPMLIKTQFPDVNPMTYAFLGPLVGALMRSVGGWMADKLGGALLTFWVFALMIVAVFAVVHFLPHHGQGGNFHGFLGSFMALFVLSGIGNASTFRMIPVIFRTLHERWAANENEEGKAAATRQAGIESAAVIGFSSAIGAYGGFFIPKSYGTSIVWTGGPEMALYGFVAFYATCLLVTWWWYFRRGAETPC is encoded by the coding sequence ATGAACGCCCAACTGGCCGTCAAGCCACGCAGCGTAGGTTCCGTGATTCACGACTGGCACCCGGAGGACGCCGCGTTCTGGGCGCGAACCGGCAACCGCATCGCCAATCGCAACCTGGCCATTTCGATACCGGCATTGCTGCTGGCCTTCGCCATCTGGCAGATGTTTTCGGCGGTGACCATCAGCCTGCCGCAGGTGGGCTTCAAGTTCGACACCAATGAACTGTTCTGGCTTGCCGCGCTGCCGGCGCTGTCCGGGGCGACCTTGCGCATCTTCTATTCGTTCGTGGTGCCGATGTTCGGCGGCCGGCGCTGGACGGCCATCGCCACGGCGTCGCTGCTGCTGCCCGCCGTGTGGCTTGGCATCGCGGTGCAGGACACGGCCACGCCGTACTGGCATTTCGTCGCCATCGCCATCCTGTGCGGGCTGGGCGGCGGCAACTTCGCGTCGTCGATGTCCAACATCTCGTTCTTCTACCCCAAGGCCAAGCAGGGCTTCGCGCTGGGGATGAACGCGGGGCTGGGCAACCTCGGCGTCTCGGCGACCCAGTTCGTGATTCCGCTGGTGGTGACCTTTGGCCTGTTCGGCGCCATCGCCGGTGCGCCGCAGCTGACCGCCGAGGGCAAGCAGCTGTTTTTGCAGAACGCCGGCTTCGTGTGGGTGCCGTTCCTGGTGATCTGCGCCATCGCGGCATGGTTCGGCATGCATGACCTGGCCGCGGCGCGCTCCTCGTTCACCGAGCAGGCGGTGATTTTCAAGCGCAAGCACAACTGGCTGATGTGCTGGCTGTACATCGGCACTTTCGGTTCGTTCATCGGCTTTTCGGCCGGTTTCCCGATGTTGATCAAAACCCAGTTCCCCGATGTGAACCCGATGACCTACGCCTTCCTCGGGCCGTTGGTCGGGGCGCTGATGCGCTCGGTGGGCGGCTGGATGGCCGACAAGCTGGGCGGCGCGCTGCTCACCTTCTGGGTGTTCGCGCTGATGATCGTGGCGGTGTTCGCGGTGGTGCACTTCCTGCCGCACCATGGGCAGGGTGGGAATTTCCACGGGTTTCTCGGCAGTTTCATGGCGCTGTTCGTGCTCAGCGGCATTGGCAACGCATCGACGTTCCGCATGATCCCGGTGATCTTCCGCACGCTGCACGAACGCTGGGCGGCCAACGAGAACGAAGAAGGCAAGGCCGCCGCCACGCGCCAGGCCGGCATCGAGTCTGCTGCCGTGATTGGCTTCAGCTCCGCCATCGGCGCTTACGGCGGCTTCTTCATCCCGAAGAGCTATGGCACGTCGATCGTGTGGACGGGCGGCCCGGAAATGGCCCTGTACGGTTTCGTCGCGTTCTACGCAACGTGCCTGCTGGTGACGTGGTGGTGGTACTTCCGTCGCGGTGCCGAAACACCGTGCTGA
- a CDS encoding MarR family winged helix-turn-helix transcriptional regulator — protein sequence MNTTPPPESACSGSSLGLLFRQVRDAMWARMARELAEAGHDLTFSQYIAIKKLANGTASVTDLARAADLNPGAMTRLLDKLEARGILARVADPQDRRALHIDLTETGRQLWRDVDQCGRRVRERALQGMDDATRARLTRLLEQVRNNLLSTD from the coding sequence ATGAACACGACGCCCCCGCCGGAAAGCGCCTGCAGCGGATCCTCGCTGGGCCTTCTGTTTCGCCAGGTGCGCGATGCCATGTGGGCACGCATGGCGCGCGAATTGGCCGAAGCAGGCCATGACCTGACCTTCAGCCAGTACATTGCGATCAAGAAACTGGCCAACGGCACCGCCAGCGTCACCGACCTTGCCCGCGCCGCCGATCTGAACCCCGGCGCGATGACCCGCCTGCTGGACAAGCTGGAGGCACGCGGGATTCTGGCCCGCGTGGCCGATCCTCAGGATCGTCGCGCCCTGCACATCGACCTGACCGAAACCGGGCGCCAGCTGTGGCGCGACGTTGACCAGTGTGGCCGGCGCGTGCGCGAGCGCGCGTTGCAGGGCATGGACGACGCCACCCGCGCGCGACTGACCCGCCTGCTGGAGCAGGTGCGCAACAACTTGCTTTCGACGGACTGA
- a CDS encoding molybdenum cofactor biosynthesis protein MoaE, with protein sequence MDRHHCAVVDIADAKLDPAAALAFVSDPGFGGITLFVGRVRDLNHGRVVTGISYDMFVPLALNGFAEIAAKAERDFDGKLKLYIGHAKGRLGIGDLAMVVAAGTPHRDEAFRACRQVVEAVKHTSPIWKQEHYIDGDSIWSEGCSLCGDVHAPVDDAGGGHAHDHGAHA encoded by the coding sequence ATGGACAGGCATCACTGCGCAGTCGTGGATATCGCCGACGCAAAACTGGATCCGGCAGCGGCGCTGGCGTTCGTTTCCGACCCCGGCTTTGGCGGCATCACCCTGTTCGTCGGCCGTGTGCGCGACTTGAACCACGGCCGCGTCGTCACCGGCATCAGCTACGACATGTTCGTGCCGCTGGCGCTGAATGGCTTTGCCGAGATCGCCGCCAAAGCCGAGCGCGACTTCGACGGCAAGCTCAAGCTCTACATCGGGCATGCCAAAGGGCGCTTGGGAATTGGCGACCTGGCCATGGTAGTGGCCGCCGGCACCCCCCATCGGGATGAAGCCTTCCGCGCCTGCCGGCAAGTGGTGGAAGCGGTCAAGCACACCAGCCCGATCTGGAAGCAGGAACACTACATCGACGGTGACAGCATCTGGAGCGAAGGCTGTTCGCTTTGCGGCGATGTGCATGCGCCTGTGGATGATGCCGGCGGCGGGCACGCGCACGACCACGGGGCGCACGCATGA
- the moaCB gene encoding bifunctional molybdenum cofactor biosynthesis protein MoaC/MoaB has protein sequence MTTQRDAAFYMADIRSKRPTRRRAVAVGEFHPGAEAYQVVIERRLPKGDALVMAEIAGLQGAKMASMLMPLCHPISLELVRVRCVPVPERHAIRVYCESACEARTGVEMEALAGVNAALLTLYDLTKPVQPALTISGIRLLFKEGGKKGLWIHPDGISDDERAHYQPRDLARLHGVACAVITLSDRASHGAYEDRSGPVLVEGLRKLGGSVDHVEVLPDGIDPLAERLRSLAGQGVRLCLCTGGTGLGARDMTPEALRSVADRSVDGLAEMIRSESAKHTPLAWLSRASVVQVGQMLVVALPGSPRAAQQGMDMLAPLLAHALAMIDGGAHP, from the coding sequence ATGACGACGCAACGCGACGCGGCCTTTTACATGGCCGATATCCGCAGCAAGCGGCCTACCCGCCGGCGGGCGGTGGCGGTGGGGGAATTCCATCCCGGCGCGGAGGCCTATCAGGTCGTGATCGAGCGGCGCCTGCCCAAGGGCGACGCGCTGGTGATGGCGGAAATTGCCGGTCTGCAGGGCGCCAAGATGGCGTCCATGCTGATGCCGCTGTGTCATCCGATTTCGCTGGAACTGGTACGCGTACGCTGCGTGCCGGTGCCGGAACGTCACGCCATCCGCGTGTATTGCGAATCCGCCTGCGAGGCGCGCACCGGCGTGGAGATGGAGGCGCTGGCAGGGGTCAATGCCGCGCTGCTCACGTTGTACGACCTGACCAAGCCGGTGCAGCCGGCGCTGACGATCAGTGGCATCCGCCTGCTGTTCAAGGAAGGCGGCAAGAAGGGGCTGTGGATCCATCCCGACGGCATCAGCGACGATGAGCGTGCGCACTACCAGCCGCGCGACCTGGCCCGGCTGCACGGCGTGGCGTGCGCCGTCATCACCCTCAGCGATCGCGCCAGCCATGGCGCGTACGAGGATCGCTCCGGCCCGGTCCTGGTGGAAGGCCTGCGCAAGCTGGGCGGCAGCGTCGATCATGTCGAGGTGTTGCCTGATGGCATTGACCCCCTGGCCGAGCGCCTGCGCAGCTTGGCGGGCCAGGGCGTGCGCCTGTGCCTGTGCACCGGAGGCACCGGCTTGGGTGCGCGCGACATGACCCCGGAAGCCCTGCGATCGGTGGCCGACCGCAGTGTGGACGGGCTGGCCGAGATGATCCGCAGCGAAAGCGCAAAGCACACGCCGCTGGCCTGGCTGAGCCGGGCCAGCGTGGTGCAGGTGGGGCAAATGTTGGTGGTGGCGTTGCCGGGCAGCCCGCGCGCGGCGCAGCAGGGGATGGACATGCTGGCGCCGCTGCTGGCGCATGCGCTGGCGATGATCGATGGCGGGGCGCACCCGTGA
- a CDS encoding ribonucleotide reductase subunit alpha yields MSLASFQDLLDAAHRQSEPQRLLFVFARVELPENASAEQQARFEKREGGTLSPVLCVDKTPGEVANFAALAEESANTGQDWDIVFVGSLSGRAGIAPNADEAAQPLRFMVNAINDGQVAQFAAFDRDGEILQFG; encoded by the coding sequence ATGAGCCTTGCCAGTTTCCAGGATCTACTCGACGCCGCCCATCGCCAGAGCGAGCCGCAGCGCCTGTTGTTCGTGTTCGCGCGGGTGGAGTTGCCCGAAAACGCCTCTGCGGAACAGCAGGCGCGCTTTGAAAAACGCGAAGGCGGCACGCTGTCGCCCGTGTTGTGCGTGGACAAGACTCCCGGCGAGGTGGCCAATTTCGCCGCGTTGGCGGAAGAGTCAGCCAATACCGGGCAGGACTGGGACATCGTGTTCGTCGGCAGCCTGTCGGGCCGTGCCGGCATCGCGCCAAACGCCGATGAAGCGGCACAACCGCTGCGTTTCATGGTGAATGCCATCAACGATGGCCAAGTCGCGCAGTTCGCCGCGTTTGACCGCGACGGCGAGATCCTGCAGTTCGGTTGA
- a CDS encoding cytochrome C assembly family protein, whose protein sequence is MMILAFTVLLYLATAGWLAVDATRSHSPGARGWRLLALVAVLLHATVHVLAWRQTGITDLHFYAALSLVSLGMAAMTTLAGAGGRLPALGVVVFPLAAALLLLYSVYGHARQPEPLDWRLLLHAWLALLAYAALALSAVLAMFLWAQERALRQREFHVWLRALPPLTELETLLFRTIAVGFILLTATLLTGVLFVENLLAQHLVHKTVLSVLSWLAFGALLLGRWRRGWRGVTAVRWTLAAMALLVLAFFGSKFVLELVLHRAG, encoded by the coding sequence ATGATGATTCTCGCCTTCACCGTGCTGCTGTATCTGGCGACCGCCGGCTGGCTGGCGGTTGATGCAACCCGCAGCCACAGTCCCGGTGCGCGCGGATGGCGCCTGCTTGCGCTGGTCGCCGTTCTGCTTCACGCCACGGTGCACGTCCTTGCCTGGCGGCAAACCGGAATCACCGACCTGCATTTCTATGCGGCGCTGTCCCTGGTGAGCTTGGGAATGGCAGCCATGACCACGCTGGCAGGCGCCGGCGGGCGCTTGCCCGCGTTGGGCGTGGTGGTGTTTCCACTGGCAGCCGCCCTGCTGCTGCTTTACAGCGTGTACGGGCACGCACGCCAGCCCGAGCCGTTGGACTGGCGCTTGTTGCTCCACGCGTGGCTGGCCCTGCTGGCCTATGCCGCGCTGGCGCTGTCGGCGGTGCTGGCGATGTTCCTGTGGGCGCAGGAGCGCGCCCTGCGCCAGCGCGAATTCCATGTCTGGCTGCGCGCCCTGCCCCCGCTGACCGAGCTTGAAACGCTGCTGTTCCGCACGATAGCGGTGGGCTTCATCCTGTTGACCGCCACCCTGCTGACCGGCGTGCTGTTCGTCGAGAACCTGCTGGCCCAGCACCTGGTCCACAAGACCGTGCTCAGCGTGCTGTCCTGGCTGGCATTCGGTGCCTTGCTGCTGGGCCGCTGGCGGCGTGGCTGGCGCGGCGTCACCGCTGTGCGCTGGACGCTGGCGGCGATGGCACTGCTGGTACTGGCATTCTTCGGCAGCAAATTCGTGCTGGAACTAGTGTTGCATCGCGCAGGCTGA